The Ornithodoros turicata isolate Travis chromosome 7, ASM3712646v1, whole genome shotgun sequence genome includes a region encoding these proteins:
- the LOC135401577 gene encoding acetyl-CoA carboxylase-like isoform X11: protein MGERLNGLRDCPRALFTIDCSDEELEDGATKSTQMFIGEDLKRSRSRVKLFSFSGKFRNRAAGTRLTRQSMSGAHLSNEDREYSKGSKDFIVATPEEFVSRFGGRHVINKILIANNGIAAVKCMRSIRRWSYEMFSNDKAIRFVVMVTPEDLNANAEYIKLADHCVPVPGGSNNNNYANVDLILDIAKRVGAQAVWAGWGHASENPKLPELLNKNKIAFMGPPDKAMWALGDKIASSIVAQTASVPTLPWSGSGLKADWNEEDMAQSKKRLKIKPELYKKGCVSDVDDGLEAAQRIGFPVMIKASEGGGGKGIRKAESAPEFPALFRQVQAEVPGSPIFIMKLATCARHLEVQLLADQYGNAISLFGRDCSIQRRHQKIIEEAPCIVAKPHVLENMEKAAVRLAKMVGYVSAGTVEYLYSEDGNFYFLELNPRLQVEHPCTEMIADVNLPACQLQIAMGLPLHHIKDIRLLYGESPWGDSVIDFDNPPQRPRPLGHVIAARVTSENPDEGFKPSAGTVQELNFRSNRNVWGYFSVGASGGLHEFADSQFGHCFSWGEDREEARENLVLALKELSIRGDFRTTVEYLITLLETEAFLGNTFDTGWLDKLIAERVQAGKPDTMLSVICGSLHVAHRTIRENLTNFQTCLEKGQILPATTLTNTLTVELVHEGIKYTVQVSQCGPTTYFLVLNDSWRKVEAHRLSDDRLLLSIDGASYTTYMKEEVDRYRVVIGNQTCVFEKEKDPTVLRSPSTGKLLQFLVEDGAHVVCGQQYAEIEVMKMVMTLTVEECGCVHFIRRSGAVLEAGCELARLELDDPTRVNKAQPFAGTFPPAESEGCLAGEKLNQQFLAAKKDLENVLDGYVLPDPYFVPDTVASLETFMRTLRDPSLPLMELKDIISSISGRIQPTVEHSIRQLMKMYDKNITSVLAQFPSQQIASVIDSYAATLQKRADRDVFFMATQGIVQLVQRYRNGIRGRMKNVVQELLRQYLNVEVDFQQGHYDKCVAQLREKHKDNMSAVVDKIFSHLQVAKKNMLIIKLIDHLCGHEPGLTDELSSILNELTTLSKTDNAKVALRARQVLIATHQPAYELRHNQMESIFLSAIDMYGHDFCPENLQKLIMSETSIFDVLHDFFYHHNIVVQRAALEVYVRRAYVSYDLTCLQHLQLPSGICAAQFQFLLPSSHPNRQAQLPVEPSITSEDSTGSTWEHEAPDLDSQRLGIMAAFGSFDQFANDFDSLLDFFCWTPAMRMTEYDGATTFHGAVENNLEPMHILNIAIRTDPPEEDEQYAAKLYTFCHEKSTIMKEKMIRRITFLMLHKVNGKRRFPQYYTFRYRDDYMEDKIYRHLEPALAFQLEINRLRNYDLDAIPTSNLKMHLYLGKAKVPKGQEVTDYRFFIRAIIRHSDLITKEASYEYMQNEGERLLLEAMDELEVAFTHPAAKRTDCNHIFLNFVPKVTMDPAKIAENVRDMVMRYGPRLWKLRVLQAEIKMTIREGDILFSSAGGMFFTREPRRRRCLPNLNGKCIPIRLFLANESGYYLDISLYKEVVDPVTGQMQFEAWGHKQGPLHGLPISTPYLTKDYLQQKRFQAQSNGTTYVYDFPDMFRQALIRLWEEHLEMHPDEDMPSCLLSCVELVLDAQGRLVEQKRLPGENDVGMVAWRMTLFTPEYPEGRDVIVIANDITFLLGTFGPQEDLLFFKASERARQSSIPRLYISANSGARIGLAEEVKHLFNVAWVDPDNPDKGYKYLYLTPENFKKVSAVNSVNAELIDDDGEKRYKITNIIGKVDGLGVENLKYAGLIAGETSQAYKEVITISLVTCRAIGIGAYLVRLGQRVIQLENSHIILTGAGALNKLLGREVYTSNNQLGGVQIMYQNGVSHVTVHDDLEGTYTMLRWLSYMPKHKGAELPVIEPLDPIDRDVVYVPTKMPYDPRWILAGRESPNLPGFWEDGFFDRGSFMEIMQQWAQTVVCGRARLGGIPVGVVAVETRTVEIDVPADPANLDSEAKVVSQAGQVWFPDSAYKTAQAIEDFNREELPLMVFANWRGFSGGMKDMYDQVLKFGAYIVDALHNYNQPVIVYIPPFAELRGGAWAVVDAAINPRQMEMFADPESRGGVLEPEGTVEIRFRKKDLLKTMHRVDAVCRDLVSRLGISTDTEQKEQLQKELSKREQQLLPMYHQVALTFADLHDLPARMQEKGVIQDVVPWSKSRLQLYWRLRRRLLIDRMKKTILSLRPNLGDGEMENMFKRWFVESLGAVKQYLWENDEAVVRWLQEQLHTESTQRSLVLENIECLRRDATISQFKSLLQSNPEVVMDAAVYVIQQLSTQQRSDILGTIKTLDAQMSDSPSAEDTPPALVESSTS, encoded by the exons ATGGGTGAGCGGCTCAATGGGTTAAG GGACTGCCCCCGTGCCCTGTTCACCATAGACTGTTCAGATGAAGAGCTTGAAGACGGCGCGACAAAGTCAACCCAGATGTTCATAGGCGAGGACCTGAAGCGATCGCGCTCTCGGGTCAAACTTTTCAG CTTCTCGGGCAAGTTCCGAAATCGAGC GGCAGGTACTAGACTGACACG GCAGTCTATGTCTGGAGCACATTTGTCCAATGAGGACAGGGAATACAGCAAGGGATCCAAGGACTTTATCGTGGCAACCCCCGAAGAGTTTGTCAGTCGGTTCGGAGGTCGCCATGTCATCAACAAG ATCCTGATAGCGAACAACGGCATAGCAGCTGTAAAATGCATGCGCTCCATTCGAAGATGGTCTTACGAGATGTTCAGCAACGACAAGGCCATCCGCTTTGTTGTCATGGTCACTCCCGAAGACCTCAACGCCAATGCAG AGTACATAAAGTTGGCAGACCACTGCGTGCCCGTACCTGGTggatccaacaacaacaactacgcAAACGTCGACCTCATCCTGGACATAGCCAAGAGAGTTGGGGCGCAGGCGGTTTGGGCCGGATGGGGCCATGCGTCCGAGAACCCCAAACTGCCGGAGTTGCTCAACAAGAACAAGATTGCCTTCATGG GTCCGCCAGACAAGGCAATGTGGGCATTGGGTGACAAGATAGCTTCTTCGATAGTTGCTCAGACTGCCAGTGTTCCAACACTTCCTTGGAGCGGGTCTG GACTTAAAGCCGACTGGAATGAAGAGGATATGGCTCAGTCCAAGAAGCGACTGAAAATCAAGCCCGAGCTCTACAAAAAGGGCTGCGTCTCTGACGTTGACGACGGTCTCGAG GCCGCTCAGCGCATTGGCTTCCCCGTGATGATCAAGGCGTCGGAAGGGGGTGGCGGCAAAGGAATCAGGAAAGCGGAGAGCGCCCCGGAGTTTCCCGCCTTGTTCCGCCAGGTGCAAGCCGAGGTACCTGGTTCGCCCATTTTCATCATGAAGTTGGCCACGTGCGCTCGCCACCTGGAAGTGCAGCTCTTGGCGGATCAATACGGCAACGCCATCTCTCTCTTTGGCCGCGACTGTTCCATCCAGAGGCGTCATCAGAAAATCATAGAAGAGGCACCGTGCATAGTGGCCAAACCTCACGTGTTGGAGAACATGGAAAAG GCAGCTGTGCGCCTTGCCAAGATGGTGGGATACGTGAGTGCTGGGACCGTAGAGTACCTCTACAGCGAGGATGGCAACTTTTACTTTCTCGAGCTCAACCCTAGGCTGCAG GTGGAGCATCCGTGCACAGAAATGATAGCAGACGTCAACCTTCCGGCATGCCAACTTCAG ATTGCCATGGGCTTGCCTCTCCACCACATCAAGGATATTCGACTACTTTATGGGGAGTCCCCTTGGGGAGACTCTGTCATAGATTTCGACAACCCACCTCAGCGTCCCAGGCCGCTGGGTCACGTCATCGCGGCTCGGGTCACGTCGGAGAATCCCGACGAGGGGTTCAAGCCCAGCGCTGGCACCGTGCAGGAACTCAACTTCCGCAGCAACCGTAACGTCTGGGGCTACTTCAGCGTCGGAGCCTCCGGCGGATTACACGAGTTTGCAGACTCGCAGTTTGGGCACTGTTTCTCCTGGGGAGAAGACAGGGAGGAAGCTCGAGA GAACCTCGTACTTGCGTTGAAAGAACTGTCCATCCGCGGTGACTTCCGCACGACGGTTGAGTACCTCATAACCCTTCTGGAGACTGAAGCTTTTTTGGGAAACACCTTCGACACTGGATGGCTGGACAAGCTCATTGCAGAGAGAGTACAG GCTGGAAAACCAGACACGATGCTGTCCGTAATCTGCGGCTCTCTCCATGTGGCTCACAGAACTATTCGCGAGAACCTGACAAATTTCCAGACCTGTCTCGAGAA AGGACAAATCCTGCCAGCGACCACGCTGACAAACACACTGACGGTGGAATTAGTTCACGAGGGCATCAAATATACTGTACAG GTATCCCAGTGCGGACCGACAACCTACTTTCTCGTGTTGAACGACTCGTGGCGCAAAGTGGAGGCTCACCGTTTGAGCGACGACCGACTGTTGCTCTCCATCGACGGTGCTTCCTACACGACCTACATGAAGGAGGAAGTGGATCGTTACAGGGTTGTCATCGGCAACCAGACCTGCGTCTTTGAGAAGGAGAAGGATCCCACGGTTCTCAGATCGCCATCCACAGGAAAGCTGTTGCAGTTCCTGGTCGAAGACGGAGCGCACGTCGTCTGCGGCCAACAGTACGCCGAGATCGAAGTGATGAAGATGGTGATGACGCTCACCGTGGAAGAATGCGGCTG CGTACATTTCATCCGACGCTCTGGCGCTGTTCTGGAGGCTGGCTGTGAGCTTGCAAGGCTGGAGCTTGATGACCCTACTAGGGTTAACAAG GCTCAGCCCTTCGCCGGAACATTTCCTCCTGCGGAGTCTGAAGGCTGCTTGGCTGGGGAGAAATTGAATCAGCAGTTTCTGGCAGCAAAGAAGGACCTTGAGAACGTCCTGGACGGTTATGTCTTGCCCGACCCTTACTTTGTACCTGACACCGTGGCCTCGCTGGAGACGTTCATGAGAACGCTCAGGGATCCCTCCTTGCCTCTCATGGAGCTCAAG GACATAATCTCATCCATCTCCGGCCGCATTCAGCCGACAGTGGAGCACAGCATTCGGCAGCTGATGAAGATGTACGACAAGAACATCACCTCCGTCCTCGCACAGTTTCCGAGCCAGCAG ATTGCAAGCGTGATAGACAGCTATGCAGCGACGCTGCAGAAACGTGCAGACAGGGATGTCTTCTTCATGGCAACCCAGGGCATCGTGCAGCTGGTGCAACGGTACCGGAATGGCATCCGCGGCCGGATGAAGAATGTGGTGCAAGAACTCCTGCGGCAGTACCTCAACGTGGAGGTGGACTTCCAGCAAG GGCATTACGACAAGTGTGTGGCTCAACTCCGAGAGAAGCACAAGGACAACATGTCCGCTGTTGTGGACAAAATTTTCTCCCACCTGCAGGTTGCCAAGAAGAACATGCTCATCATTAAGCTCATT GACCACTTGTGTGGCCACGAGCCTGGCTTGACTGACGAGCTATCTTCAATACTCAATGAGCTGACCACTCTGAGCAAGACCGATAATGCCAAGGTTGCCCTCAGAGCTAGGCAG GTGTTAATAGCGACTCATCAGCCTGCATATGAGCTACGCCACAACCAAATGGAGTCCATCTTCTTGTCGGCGATTGACATGTACGGCCACGACTTTTGCCCCGAAAACCTGCAGAAGCTGATAATGTCTGAGACCTCCATATTTGATGTGCTGCATGACTTCTTCTATCACCACAACATTGTCGTCCAGCGTGCAGCTCTTGAG GTGTATGTGCGGCGGGCTTACGTCTCCTATGACCTGACGTGTCTTCAACATCTCCAACTCCCATCGGGAATCTGCGCAGCACAGTTTCAGTTCCTCCTCCCAAGCTCACATCCTAACAG GCAGGCACAGCTCCCCGTCGAGCCCAGCATCACTTCCGAGGACAGCACTGGCAGCACCTGGGAACATGAAGCTCCCGACCTTGACTCCCAGAGACTTGGCATCATGGCTGCCTTTGGCTCTTTTGACCAGTTTGCCAA CGATTTTGACAGCCTCCTGGACTTCTTCTGCTGGACTCCCGCCATGCGGATGACGGAGTACGACGGTGCAACTACTTTCCACGGTGCAGTCGAAAAT aaCCTGGAACCAATGCACATCCTCAACATTGCCATCCGTACGGATCCTCCAGAAGAAGATGAGCAGTACGCTGCCAAGTTGTATACCTTCTGCCATGAAAAG AGTACCATCATGAAGGAAAAGATGATTCGGCGGATCACGTTCCTCATGCTGCACAAGGTAAATGGGAAA AGACGCTTCCCACAGTACTACACATTCCGCTACAGAGACGAC TATATGGAAGACAAGATATATCGACACCTGGAGCCGGCCCTTGCCTTCCAGCTGGAAATCAACCGTCTGCGCAACTATGACCTGGACGCCATTCCCACGTCGAACCTCAAGATGCACCTCTACCTCGGAAAAGCCAAG GTCCCTAAAGGACAAGAAGTGACGGACTATCGCTTTTTCATCCGGGCCATCATCCGTCATTCAGACCTCATTACCAAG GAAGCATCCTACGAGTACATGCAGAACGAAGGTGAGCGTCTCCTACTCGAAGCCATGGACGAACTCGAGGTGGCCTTTACACATCCAGCC GCTAAACGGACAGACTGCAACCACATTTTCCTCAACTTTGTTCCAAAGGTCACCATGGACCCTGCAAAG ATTGCAGAGAACGTTCGTGACATGGTGATGCGATATGGACCTCGTCTGTGGAAACTTCGTGTGCTTCAAGCGGAAATTAAAATGACAATCAG GGAGGGGGACATACTCTTCTCTTCTGCTGGTGGCATGTTCTTCACCAGGGAACCAAGACGACGTCGCTGCTT GCCCAACTTGAACGGAAAATGCATTCCCATCCGGTTGTTCTTGGCCAACGAGAGTGGCTACTACCTGGACATCAGCCTGTACAAGGAAGTAGTGGACCCTGTAACTGGCCAGATGCAGTTTGAAGCCTGGGGTCACAAGCAGGGACCCCTGCACGGACTGCCTATATCTACACCGTACCTGACCAAGGACTACCTCCAGCAGAAGCGCTTCCAGGCTCAGTCCAACGGAACCACTTATGTGTACGATTTCCCTGACATGTTCAGACAG GCACTTATACGTCTGTGGGAAGAGCACCTGGAAATGCACCCAGACGAGGACATGCCCAGTTGCCTACTGAGCTGCGTGGAACTGGTTCTGGATGCACAGGGACGCCTCGTGGAACAGAAGCGACTCCCAGGCGAGAATGAC GTGGGCATGGTGGCATGGCGCATGACTCTCTTCACGCCAGAGTACCCCGAGGGCCGAGATGTCATCGTGATTGCCAATGACATAACGTTTCTCCTGGGCACATTCGGACCTCAGGAGGACCTGCTCTTCTTT AAAGCATCGGAGAGGGCCAGGCAGAGCTCAATTCCGCGGCTGTATATTTCTGCCAACAGCGGTGCACGCATCGGGCTTGCGGAAGAAGTGAAGCACCTCTTCAACGTTGCTTGGGTTGATCCCGATAATCCGGATAAG GGCTATAAGTACCTCTACCTCACACCGGAGAACTTCAAGAAGGTTAGCGCAGTCAACTCGGTCAACGCAGAGTTGATAGACGACGACGGCGAGAAACGATACAAGATTACAAACATTATTG GCAAGGTAGATGGGCTCGGAGTGGAAAACCTCAAGTACGCGGGTCTTATCGCCGGGGAAACATCTCAGGCGTACAAGGAGGTTATCACGATAAGTCTG GTGACATGTCGAGCCATCGGCATTGGAGCCTACCTGGTACGTCTTGGTCAACGTGTGATTCAGCTGGAGAACTCTCACATCATTTTGACTGGAGCGGGTGCTTTGAATAAG CTTTTGGGTCGAGAAGTGTACACTTCCAACAACCAGCTGGGTGGTGTTCAGATCATGTACCAGAACGGAGTCTCACACGTCACAGTTCACGATGATCTTGAAGGGACGTACACGATGCTCAGGTGGCTGTCTTACATGCCAAAG CACAAAGGGGCCGAGCTACCAGTTATCGAGCCTCTGGACCCGATTGACCGTGACGTCGTCTATGTGCCGACTAAAATGCCCTACGACCCTCGGTGGATCCTGGCTGGACGAGAGAGCCCTA ACTTGCCTGGTTTCTGGGAAGATGGATTCTTTGATCGTGGATCCTTCATGGAGATCATGCAGCAGTGGGCACAGACGGTGGTCTGTGGCAGAGCAAGACTCGGAGGCATTCCGGTGGGGGTGGTTGCCGTGGAGACGCGCACCGTGGAAATAGACGTTCCGGCTGACCCCGCTAATCTCGATTCCGAAGCTAAG GTGGTATCTCAAGCGGGACAGGTGTGGTTCCCTGATTCTGCATACAAGACCGCTCAGGCTATTGAGGACTTCAACAGGGAAGAACTGCCACTTATGGTGTTTGCCAATTGGAGAGGATTCTCGGGAGGAATGAAAG ACATGTACGACCAGGTGCTCAAGTTTGGGGCGTACATCGTCGACGCCCTCCACAACTACAACCAGCCGGTCATCGTGTACATTCCGCCGTTCGCCGAGCTTCGTGGTGGTGCCTGGGCAGTCGTGGACGCGGCCATCAATCCCAGGCAGATGGAAATGTTTGCGGATCCAGAGAGCAG GGGAGGTGTTCTGGAGCCAGAGGGCACAGTAGAAATCCGTTTCCGAAAGAAGGACCTCTTAAAGACGATGCACCGCGTGGACGCGGTGTGCCGCGACCTGGTGTCCCGCCTGGGCATCTCCACTGACACGGAGCAGAAAGAGCAACTGCAGAAGGAGCTTTCAAAGAGGGAGCAACAGCTGCTTCCCATGTACCACCAGGTGGCGCTCACTTTTGCAGACCTGCACGACTTGCCCGCTCGTATGCAAGAGAAAGGTGTCATACAG GACGTAGTACCTTGGTCCAAATCCCGACTCCAGCTCTACTGGAGACTGCGTCGTCGTCTGCTCATCGACCGCATGAAGAAAACAATTCTGTCCCTTCGGCCAAACCTTGGTGACGGGGAGATGGAGAACATGTTCAAGCGCTGGTTCGTCGAATCTTTGGGCGCTGTCAAG CAATACCTCTGGGAAAACGATGAGGCCGTTGTCCGCTGGCTTCAAGAGCAACTTCACACAGAGTCCACACAGAGGTCGCTCGTGCTCGAGAACATAGAGTGTCTTCGTCGGGACGCAACCATCTCTCAGTTCAAAAG CTTGCTCCAGTCAAACCCTGAAGTGGTGATGGATGCTGCGGTGTACGTCATTCAGCAACTCTCGACGCAGCAGCGATCGGACATTCTCGGCACGATAAAAACGCTCGACGCGCAGATGAGTGACTCTCCTTCTGCGGAGGACACACCACCAGCCCTGGTGGAGTCATCAACTTCCTGA